From a single Nicotiana tomentosiformis chromosome 2, ASM39032v3, whole genome shotgun sequence genomic region:
- the LOC104094526 gene encoding protein FMP32, mitochondrial: MAAYAACKRVGYFGPKLGAISGRNRFHGTLISNPSFNGKRLFLVDTLALVRRLEAQGVPTKQAEAITAAITEVLNDSLENVAQTFVSKEELQTLEMIQESKLSKFKSEVQSSQENHFSLLQHETEKLKSDIEKMRSELRYEIDKVTAGHRLDLNLERGRIRDELANQNQETTNLTNKLDREIHGLRAQLEAAKYDVIKYCIGTLVSISAVGLAVVRILK, translated from the exons ATGGCCGCATATGCGGCATGTAAACGGGTCGGATATTTTGGACCTAAACTCGGAGCTATTTCCGGACGCAACCGATTCCACGGCACACTCATTTCGAACCCTTCTTTCAACGGCAAGCGCTTGTTCCTCGTCGACACTCTAGCTCTT gtgaGAAGACTGGAAGCACAAGGGGTGCCTACGAAGCAAGCCGAGGCTATTACTGCTGCCATTACTGAGGTTTTGAATGACAGCTTGGAAAATGTTGCTCAGACTTTTGTTTCTAAAGAAGAGTTGCAGACA CTTGAGATGATTCAAGAATCCAAGTTGTCCAAATTTAAGTCCGAAGTTCAAAGCTCTCAG GAGAACCACTTTTCTCTACTGCAACATGAAACTGAAAAACTCAAAAGTGACATAGAAAAGATGCGCAGTGAATTGAG GTATGAAATTGATAAAGTCACTGCTGGCCATAGGTTGGATCTCAATCTTGAAAGGGG GAGAATCCGGGATGAACTAGCAAATCAGAATCAAGAAACCACTAACCTCACTAACAAACTTGACCGA GAAATTCATGGATTAAGGGCTCAGTTGGAAGCTGCAAAATATGATGTTATAAAATATTGTATAGGTACCCTTGTCTCTATATCTGCTGTTGGGTTGGCCGTAGTCCGTATTTTGAAGTAA
- the LOC104094525 gene encoding uncharacterized protein isoform X2, with product MREDNDMTGKGDSCCIDGNRKSVNPIKEAGVGTGGTGSGEGEVEGVSSSKNKGKSCKGCLYYSSTFKSNSRNPLCLGLSRSLPQVPRYIVGESEMEASKEGRSLTDFRYACVGYSVYLDQKSRSTDAQDTQTELPVCVGLEVLVDKRPTSADAAPAPAHARAQKKEGLLIIFYVKAINLHMKTLGDAVCTISSFMFLYEVTNV from the exons ATGAGGGAGGATAATGATATGACCGGAAAAGGTGACAGTTGCTGCATCGACGGCAACAGAAAAAGCGTAAATCCAATCAAAGAGGCCGGAGTAGGAACCGGAGGGACAGGCTCCGGCGAAGGTGAAGTAGAAGGCGTATCATCATCGAAGAATAAAGGAAAATCGTGCAAAGGATGTCTATATTACTCGTCTACTTTCAAATCCAATTCTCGCAATCCTCTCTGTCTCGGCCTTAGCCGTTCCCTTCCTCAAG TACCTCGATATATTGTTGGGGAATCTGAGATGGAAGCTTCTAAAGAGGGTCGGAGCCTTACGGATTTTAGATATGCTTGTGTCGGTTATTCTGTATACTTGGATCAGAAATCTAGATCAACTGATGCTCAAGACACACAAACAGAATTGCCAGTCTGTGTTGGCCTTGAG GTTTTGGTGGATAAAAGACCCACTTCAGCTGATGCAGCTCCTGCTCCTGCTCATGCTCGTGCCCAAAAGAAAGAAG GTCTTCTCATCATCTTCTATGTAAAAGCAATTAATCTTCATATGAAGACACTTGGCGATGCTGTGTGCACAATCTCGTCGTTTATGTTCCTCTATGAGGTGACGAATGTTTGA
- the LOC104094525 gene encoding uncharacterized protein isoform X1 — MREDNDMTGKGDSCCIDGNRKSVNPIKEAGVGTGGTGSGEGEVEGVSSSKNKGKSCKGCLYYSSTFKSNSRNPLCLGLSRSLPQVPRYIVGESEMEASKEGRSLTDFRYACVGYSVYLDQKSRSTDAQDTQTELPVCVGLEVLVDKRPTSADAAPAPAHARAQKKEDGHGVPQPRSHKPTHAAGDEFLTRFTRNANLVAMGVAKNLRKVGNRIKESVDDIFYRRPK; from the exons ATGAGGGAGGATAATGATATGACCGGAAAAGGTGACAGTTGCTGCATCGACGGCAACAGAAAAAGCGTAAATCCAATCAAAGAGGCCGGAGTAGGAACCGGAGGGACAGGCTCCGGCGAAGGTGAAGTAGAAGGCGTATCATCATCGAAGAATAAAGGAAAATCGTGCAAAGGATGTCTATATTACTCGTCTACTTTCAAATCCAATTCTCGCAATCCTCTCTGTCTCGGCCTTAGCCGTTCCCTTCCTCAAG TACCTCGATATATTGTTGGGGAATCTGAGATGGAAGCTTCTAAAGAGGGTCGGAGCCTTACGGATTTTAGATATGCTTGTGTCGGTTATTCTGTATACTTGGATCAGAAATCTAGATCAACTGATGCTCAAGACACACAAACAGAATTGCCAGTCTGTGTTGGCCTTGAG GTTTTGGTGGATAAAAGACCCACTTCAGCTGATGCAGCTCCTGCTCCTGCTCATGCTCGTGCCCAAAAGAAAGAAG ATGGACATGGAGTTCCACAACCTCGATCACATAAACCAACTCATGCAGCTGGTGATGAGTTCCTTACCAG GTTTACCAGGAACGCTAACTTGGTTGCAATGGGAGTAGCCAAGAACTTGCGGAAAGTGGGAAACCGTATAAAAGAAAGTGTTGATGACATCTTCTATCGGCGGCCAAAGTAG